From Micromonospora echinospora, one genomic window encodes:
- a CDS encoding DUF3488 and DUF4129 domain-containing transglutaminase family protein — translation MIANRGLGLVAAAATLLAAAPLSAIFQRWTWLVQAAIAVAVVAGAAALLRLVRAPLWGQALGMVAGLLIALTWMFPSGSELAAVLPTPGTIAHFGELVGGSVQDMRSYGVKVPDTDPLLFITVLGVGGVAVVVDLLAVGLRRPALAGLPMLAIYSVPVAVYVESVPPVPFVIGAAGYLWLLVSDNIDRVRRFGRRFTGDGRDVDVWESSPLASAGRRLAVVGVVVAVLAPLAVPGMTGGLLDSLQSGNGDGNGRAGVGGSPGRVDLFASLSGQLNQSEVADLVKVTTTEENPFYLRFGVADELRPNGFHVRNPSGRPVTRNLPDPTEDVAPQVRQERYRATVEVTRDLNMPLMPVYAEPVRTDGLNGNWQYDPNLQIVYSNRENSRGKRYEFDYVRSLYTPELLRQAPSLPASDPMVQQQLTDTPPAPEVDALVEELVEGRETDYDRVRAIYDHFSARNGFRYSLSTEGGTSGREIVDFLNNKAGFCQQYAAAMAWLVRAAGIPARVAFGFTNGTSKDGNTYVLTNRNLHAWTEVYFGEGIGWVPFDATPAYGVPGNARSDWAPDNDAPDPVTPSAGAPAAPGETDPSAGPAGPDEADRNIEEGLVPTTGTPTEQATVWPWWLAAALAVLVLLAVPAMRRSALRRRRGAAPADPPVATAVDAAGGPAGGTGPLVVVEADADSARARAHAAWDELLDTLVDYRVRVDRTETPRATADRLVREALAEDEPAATAVRLLGRAEERARYARDPLAGGELHPALGTVRNALGARADRRTRVVAAILPPSVLLRWRAAVTDTSSRLVAATGRTRTRLLRWNPRRLLAGRPAR, via the coding sequence GTGATCGCGAACCGTGGACTCGGCCTGGTGGCGGCAGCCGCGACGCTGCTCGCCGCCGCGCCGCTGTCGGCGATCTTCCAACGCTGGACGTGGCTGGTGCAGGCGGCCATCGCGGTGGCGGTGGTCGCCGGGGCCGCCGCGCTGCTGCGGCTGGTCCGGGCGCCGCTGTGGGGTCAGGCGCTCGGCATGGTGGCCGGGCTGCTGATCGCGCTGACCTGGATGTTCCCCAGCGGCAGCGAGCTGGCCGCCGTGCTGCCCACGCCGGGCACCATCGCCCACTTCGGCGAGCTGGTCGGCGGCTCGGTGCAGGACATGCGCTCGTACGGCGTGAAGGTGCCCGACACCGACCCGCTGCTCTTCATCACCGTGCTCGGGGTGGGCGGGGTGGCCGTGGTGGTCGACCTGCTCGCCGTGGGTCTGCGCCGGCCCGCCCTGGCCGGTCTGCCGATGCTCGCCATCTACTCGGTGCCGGTCGCGGTCTACGTCGAGAGCGTCCCGCCGGTGCCGTTCGTGATCGGCGCGGCCGGCTACCTCTGGCTGCTGGTCAGCGACAACATCGACCGGGTACGCCGGTTCGGCCGCCGGTTCACCGGCGACGGCCGGGACGTCGACGTCTGGGAGTCCTCCCCGCTGGCCAGCGCCGGGCGTCGGCTGGCCGTGGTCGGGGTGGTGGTCGCGGTGCTCGCGCCGCTGGCGGTGCCCGGGATGACCGGCGGACTGCTGGACAGCCTCCAGTCGGGCAACGGCGACGGCAACGGACGGGCCGGGGTCGGCGGCAGCCCCGGCCGGGTGGACCTGTTCGCCTCGCTCAGCGGCCAGCTCAACCAGTCCGAGGTGGCCGACCTGGTGAAGGTGACCACCACCGAGGAAAATCCGTTCTACCTGCGGTTCGGGGTCGCCGACGAGCTGCGCCCGAACGGCTTCCACGTGCGCAACCCGTCCGGGCGGCCGGTCACCCGCAACCTGCCGGACCCCACCGAGGACGTGGCGCCCCAGGTCCGGCAGGAGCGGTACCGGGCCACCGTCGAGGTCACCCGGGACCTGAACATGCCGCTGATGCCGGTCTACGCCGAACCGGTCCGCACCGACGGGCTCAACGGCAACTGGCAGTACGACCCGAACCTCCAGATCGTCTACTCCAACCGAGAGAACTCGCGCGGCAAGCGGTACGAGTTCGACTACGTCCGCTCCCTCTACACCCCCGAGCTGCTGCGCCAGGCCCCGTCGTTGCCCGCGTCGGACCCGATGGTGCAGCAGCAGTTGACCGACACGCCGCCGGCGCCCGAGGTGGACGCGCTGGTCGAGGAGCTGGTCGAGGGGCGCGAGACGGACTACGACCGGGTCCGGGCGATCTACGACCACTTCTCCGCCCGGAACGGGTTCCGCTACTCGCTGAGCACCGAGGGGGGCACCAGCGGCCGGGAAATCGTCGACTTCCTGAACAACAAGGCCGGCTTCTGCCAGCAGTACGCCGCCGCGATGGCCTGGCTGGTCCGGGCGGCCGGCATCCCGGCCCGGGTCGCGTTCGGGTTCACCAACGGCACCAGCAAGGACGGGAACACCTACGTCCTGACCAACCGGAACCTGCACGCCTGGACCGAGGTCTACTTCGGTGAGGGCATCGGCTGGGTGCCGTTCGACGCCACCCCGGCGTACGGCGTGCCGGGCAACGCCCGCTCGGACTGGGCGCCGGACAACGACGCGCCCGACCCGGTCACCCCGTCGGCCGGTGCTCCGGCCGCCCCGGGCGAGACCGACCCGTCGGCCGGACCGGCCGGGCCGGACGAGGCCGACCGGAACATCGAGGAGGGGCTCGTCCCGACCACGGGTACCCCGACGGAGCAGGCCACGGTCTGGCCGTGGTGGCTGGCCGCCGCCCTGGCGGTGCTGGTGCTGCTGGCCGTGCCGGCGATGCGTCGGTCGGCGCTGCGCCGCCGGCGCGGAGCCGCCCCGGCCGACCCGCCGGTCGCCACGGCGGTCGACGCGGCCGGTGGACCGGCCGGCGGGACCGGTCCGCTCGTGGTGGTCGAGGCGGATGCCGACAGCGCCCGCGCCCGGGCGCACGCCGCCTGGGACGAACTGCTCGACACGCTGGTGGACTACCGGGTCCGGGTGGACCGGACGGAGACCCCCCGGGCCACCGCCGACCGGCTGGTCCGGGAGGCCCTCGCCGAGGACGAGCCGGCGGCCACGGCGGTCCGCCTCCTCGGCCGGGCCGAGGAGCGGGCCCGCTACGCGCGGGACCCGTTGGCCGGCGGCGAGCTGCACCCGGCGCTCGGGACGGTCCGCAACGCGCTCGGCGCACGGGCCGACCGGCGCACCCGGGTCGTCGCGGCGATCCTGCCGCCGTCGGTGCTGCTGCGCTGGCGCGCCGCCGTCACCGACACCTCGTCCCGGCTGGTGGCGGCGACCGGTCGGACCCGGACCCGGCTGCTGCGGTGGAACCC
- a CDS encoding DUF58 domain-containing protein produces MRDGLRGLTTRGRSFLAAAVAAAISALLLGERDLLRVAVLLTVLPLLAAAYVGRSRYKLACVRSLDPHRAPVGASSRVVLRLQNMSRLPTGTLLIEDRLPYALGSRPRVVLERLGAFQASSVAYTVRADVRGRYAVGPLGIRMTDPFGLCELSRAFPSTDRLTVIPQVTPLPSIRLPGEYAGSGDSRARSVAVHGEDDAATREYRRGDDLRRVHWKSTARTGELMVRREEQPWESRATVVLDTRAYGHRGDGPTASFEWAVSAAASIAVHLRQAGYKLRLVTGSGADVDAAEATGDGVLLDHLAEVRLEQRGELTTLVERVRQRADGGLIIALLGSLSTAEAQLLAALRGNGATCVAFLLDSAGWLNLPERARAEAQQAHAAAALALLQSGWRVIGVEHGSQLAALWPQAARGSQGFAVRAALAETVAGGVK; encoded by the coding sequence GCGGGCTCACCACCCGCGGCCGGTCCTTCCTGGCCGCCGCCGTGGCCGCCGCCATCTCGGCGCTGCTGCTCGGGGAGCGGGACCTGCTCCGGGTGGCGGTGCTGCTGACCGTGCTGCCGCTGCTCGCCGCCGCGTACGTCGGGCGCAGCCGCTACAAGCTCGCCTGTGTCCGGTCGCTGGACCCGCACCGGGCACCGGTCGGGGCCAGTTCCCGGGTGGTGCTGCGGTTGCAGAACATGTCCCGCCTGCCCACCGGCACGCTGCTGATCGAGGACCGGCTGCCGTACGCGCTGGGCAGCCGTCCCCGGGTGGTGCTGGAGCGACTCGGCGCGTTCCAGGCCAGTTCGGTGGCGTACACCGTCCGCGCCGACGTGCGTGGCCGGTACGCGGTGGGGCCGCTCGGGATCCGGATGACCGACCCGTTCGGGCTCTGCGAGCTGAGCCGGGCCTTTCCCAGCACCGACCGACTCACGGTGATCCCGCAGGTCACGCCGCTGCCGTCGATCCGGCTCCCCGGTGAGTACGCCGGCAGCGGCGACAGCCGGGCCCGTTCGGTGGCGGTGCACGGCGAGGACGACGCGGCGACCCGCGAGTACCGGAGGGGCGACGACCTGCGCCGGGTGCACTGGAAGTCGACCGCGCGCACCGGGGAGCTGATGGTGCGGCGCGAGGAGCAGCCGTGGGAGAGCCGGGCGACGGTGGTGCTGGACACCCGCGCGTACGGGCACCGGGGCGACGGGCCCACCGCGAGCTTCGAGTGGGCGGTGTCGGCCGCCGCGAGCATCGCCGTGCACCTGCGCCAGGCCGGCTACAAGCTGCGCCTGGTGACCGGTTCCGGAGCCGACGTCGACGCGGCCGAGGCCACCGGTGACGGCGTGCTCCTCGACCATCTCGCCGAGGTCCGGCTGGAGCAGCGGGGCGAACTCACCACCCTGGTGGAGCGGGTCCGCCAACGCGCCGACGGGGGGCTGATCATCGCCCTGCTCGGCTCGCTCAGCACCGCCGAGGCGCAGTTGCTGGCCGCGTTGCGCGGCAACGGCGCCACCTGCGTGGCCTTCCTGCTGGACAGCGCCGGTTGGCTCAACCTGCCGGAGCGGGCCCGGGCCGAGGCGCAGCAGGCCCACGCCGCCGCCGCGCTCGCCCTGTTGCAGAGCGGGTGGCGGGTGATCGGGGTGGAGCACGGCAGCCAGCTTGCCGCGCTCTGGCCGCAGGCGGCCCGTGGCTCGCAGGGGTTCGCGGTACGCGCCGCGCTGGCCGAGACCGTGGCCGGTGGCGTGAAGTGA